DNA sequence from the Janibacter sp. CX7 genome:
TCGTCGCTGCGCATCCACTGCCAGGCGACGGCCACGGCGAGCACGAGGGTCGGGGCCTCGCCGACGCCCCACGCGATGGCGCCTCCGGTGCGCTGGTCGGCGACCGGGTCGGTCATCCACGGCAGGTCGAGCCGTCCGAAGAAGCCCGGGGCGAGCAGCTCGGTGGACTGGGTGAGGATCACCCCGAAGAAGGCGTGGAAGCTGATCGTCGCGAAGAGGACGACGAGCAGCGCGAGCGGCGACCAGCGCTTCGGGCCCGGGTCGATGCCGATGAGCACCCACGTGAACATGTACCCGGTCAGCAGGAAGTGCAGCATCATCAGCACGTGCCCGGTGTGGGTGACCATCGCCAGCTCGAAGAGCGGGCTGTAGTAGAAGATCGCCAGGCTGAAGAAGAAGAGCGACGCCGCGACGGCGGGGTTGGCCAGCACCCGCAGACAGCTCGAGTGGACCGTCGCGAGGATGACCTCGCGCGGACCGAGGGTCTTGTCCCGGCGCGCCGGCAGCGCGCGCAGCGCGAGGGTGATCGGGGCGCCGGGCACGAGCAGCAGCGGCGCGATCATCGCGACACCCATGTGCTCGACCATGTGCCAGGAAAAGAGGATCTTGCCGTAGACGGCCGGGCCGCCCGAGGTGAAGTAGACGAAGACCGCCCAGCCGAGGACCCAGCTGATCGTGCGCAGCACCGACCAGTGGTCCCCCCGGGCGCGCAGGCGCAGGGCCCACCGCACGTAGACGACGACCGCGATGACCGCGACGGCCAGCCACAGCCAGTCGGTCTGCCACGAGGCGATCCAGCTCGTCGAGGTCGGCGCCCCCGGGTCGGGGTAGCCCGACAGGTCGTAGACGATCGAGTTGCCCGGTGCGAGCTGCGCCGACTCGGGCGTCGGCGTGCGGCCGACGGCAACACCCAGACCCATCGCCGTGGCCATGACGATGACCTCGCCGACGGCCAGACGGACGAAGGCGCCGCCCCCGGTCGGGGCACCGGAGGTCGAGGCGCTGGACCCCGCACCGGCCTCCAGGGCGGCGATGACCCGGTGGCGGTGCCACCAGCCGGCGATGCCGAGCAGGACCACCGCGAGCGCCTTGAGCAGGAGCAGCACGCCGTAGCGCGAGGCGAGCCCTGACAGGCCGCCGATGTTGACCCAGGTGGCGAGCACGCCGGAGCCGACGAGCAGTGCGTAGCACCAGCCCGCGATGCTCGAGTAGCGCCGCGTGGTCACGGCGAGGTGCTGGCCGAGCGCGGGGCGGATGACGAGGAGCGCGACGAGCCCGCCGACCCAGACGGTCGCGGAGACGAGGTGGAAGGCCAGCGCGTTGACCCCGCTCATGTGGTCGAGACTCGCGGCGGAGTGGCCGGCGAGGGCCAGCGGCAGGAGGGCGAGGACCGAGCCGGCGGAGAGCCAGGCGAGCGCGCCCTTGCTCCGGGCGAGCGGCGCGCCGACCGCGACGACACCGACGATCGCCGAGGAGATGACGGCGGTGCGGGTCGAGTCGAGCTCCCAGACGAAGGCGAGCAGCTGCGACAGGTAGGTCGGCGCGCTGAGCGGGAGCCCCGCGAGCGAGGCGAAGTCGCAGAGCATCCGGCCGATGCCGGCGAGGAACCACACGATCGCCGCACCACCGGCCAGCCGGGCGAGGCTGTCGCGCCGCGACGTGCGGGTCGTCTCCGGCACGAGGAAGGCGGCAAGCACGAGGGCGCCGACGGTCACCGCCGCCGCCGCGTCGTGGACGACGCGCAGCACGGGCAGCGCCCACCGGACAAAGGCGCCGGGGTCGCCGAGCTCGAGCGGCGCGGCCCCGCCGCCGAAGGCCGTCGCCGCGACGACGACCACCACCGAGACGACGCCGAGGACCCCGAGCGGGAGGGATGTGGTGCGGGTGGCGCCCGGGCGTGCAGACATGCCCTCTAATCTAGGCAACGAGTCCGGGGACCACCGCATCGCGTCCTGTCAGGGACAACGATCGAAGGGAGTGCCCGTGACCACGTCGTCCACCGAGCTGAGCACCAGCGTCATCCGCATGATGAGGATGCTGCACGCCACCCGAGCCCGGGCCCCGCGGGTGCACCCCGCGGTCGAGCCGAGCCACCACTCGGTCCTCGTCGCCGTGCGCGAGTCCCCGAGCCGGGTCGGCGACATCGCCGAGCGCAACCTCTCCGACGCCTCGACCGTGAGTCGTCAGGTGAGCCACCTGACCGCGCTCGGCCTGCTGCACAAGGTCCCCGACCCCGAGGACGGTCGCGCCCAGCTCGTCGCTCTCACCGACGAGGGCGTCGCCCTGCTCGACGACCTCGTCAAGCACCGCGAGGCCTGGTTCGCCGAGCTGCTCGCCGACTGGAGCGAGCAGGACATCGCGGCCTTCATCGGCTACGTCGACCGCTTCTGCGATGCCGTGGCCGACGACCCGCGCCACCGGGGCTGACCCCCCTTCGTCCCCTGCCGGAGGCAACCCTGCGGGCCGCTGGGGCGTCTGTCAGGATGACCGATGTCACTGGCCACAGACCGGGGGGACCCACCATGTCGCACCGCCGAGCAGTACTCACCGCGCTCGTCCTGACCACGTCGGGGGCACTCGTCGGCACGTCCGCCGGCGCCGCGCCCGCGGCACCCACCAGCACGGGCATCGACGTCATCTGCGACGGGATCGGTGCCGACACCGTCACCGTCACCGGCGAGCTCGCCTCCGGCGGCACCGCCGAGATCACCCGCGGGCCGCTGACCGTCGTCGGCCGCCCCGGGTTCACCGGCGAGGACGCGAGCGGTCACCAGGTCGAGGTCGCGCCCACCGGTCAGGGGGCCGTGTGCACCGCCGACGAGACGACCACGGCCGACGACATCTCGCAGGTCCTGCCGGCCGTCCAGGCGGTCAAGGCGCCGACGAACGGCGAGGTGAGCGGCCGGCTGACCTTCACCGTCGAGGTCGACACGACGACGACCGCGGCCGCGAAGTCCGCCGCCGCGCAGAGTGACGCCCAGTCGACGGCTGCGGCGCTGCCCTTCGAGTCCGAGCTGCGCACCTACCTCGCCTCGCGGCCGGGCGCCGTGGGTGTGGCCGTGCGCCTGCCGGGCAAGAACACGTCCTGGACCTACACCAAGGTCTCCTCGCGCAATGTCACGGCGAGCATCGTCAAGGTGCAGATCATGTCGGCCGTGATGATGAAGGCCCAGGCCGAGGGGCGCGCCCTCTCGAGCTGGGAGAAGTCGAAGATCTCGCCGATGATCCGCAACAGCGACAACGACGCGACGACGGCGCTCTTCAACCACATCGGCGGCCGCGCCGCCATCGACAGCAGCGCCGACCGGCTCGGCATGAGCGGCACCGTCGCCGACCCCTACAACCACTGGGGCCTGACGAGCACGACCGCCGCCGACCAGGCCAGGCTGATGGAGCACTACGCGCGCACCTCCTCGGTGCTCAGCGCGACCAACCGGATGTACGGCCTGAGCCTGATGCGCCAGATCAACTCCAGCCAGGACTGGGGCGTGACCGCCGGCCCGCCGGCCGGGACGGTCGCGCTGAAGAACGGCTGGCTGCCGCGCACCGACGGCTGGCACGTCAACTCCATCGGCTGGGTCAAGTCCTATGCGCCCGACTACACGATCGCCGTGCTCACCCACGACAACCCGGGCGCGATGAGCACCCAGGTCTCGACGATCGAGGGCGTCTCGCGGATCGTGTGGAAGAACCGCAGCAAGCTCGTCGACTCGACGACCCCCACGCCCACCCCGAAGCGCGCGATGCGCGGTGACTGGGACGGCGACGGCAAGGCCGACCTGTGGGGCCTGTCGGCGAGCGGCCGGGTCTACGTCATGAAGAGCAGCGGCACCAACGTCGGCGCCAAGAAGGTCGTCAAGTCCGGCCTCTCGGACGCCACGTGGATCGGCAGCGCCGGCGACGTCAACCGCGACGGTCGCGCCGACGTCCTCGTGCGTCGCGGCGACGGTCGCCTGCAGCTGATGCGCACGACGAGCAGCGGGGCCCTCGGCACCCTGTCGACGATCGGCACCGGCTGGGGCTCCTACACCGACATCGCGGCCGGCGGGGACGTCGACGGCAACGGCCGGCTCGACATCCTCGTGCGCAAGGTCGGCGGCTACGTCGACCTCTACGACGTGACCGACAAGGGCAACCTGCGACGGGTGCGCGCGATGGGCCGCCCGGCCGTCTACTACTCCAACATCATGCTCGTGAACGACGTCAACGGGGACGGCAAGGACGACATGCGAGGCGTCTCCAGCGGCGGCCGGATGCGCACCTGGACCTCGACGGGCACGAGCTGGAAGCAGACGAGCGCGACGAGCACCGGCTGGAACACCTATCGCTTCGTCGCCTCCCCCGGCGACGTCAACGCCTCCTCGACGAAGCAGGACGACATCGTCGCCGTCACCTCCTCCGGTGCCGGCCGCCTGATGTACGGCGCCACCGGCGGTGGCATGGGCAACGGCTACCGCACCCTGGCGGAGTACCTCGGCGGACTGCCGATGGTCTTCTGACCCCGGACGCGCCTGTGGGGCTGTCCCTCCTCTCGGAGGGGCAGCCCCACAGGCATGTCGAAGGGGGTGCCCTCAGGCCCAGAGGAAGGCGGTGCCGGGGTCGTGGAGCAGGGCCGCGACGTCGGCGAGCAGCTTGGAGCCGAGCTCACCGTCGATCAGCCGGTGGTCGAAGGAGAGCGCGAGCTGGGTGACCCAGCGCGGCTCGATCGACTCGCTGCCGTCGGCCGCGGTGACGACCCACGGCATGCGCCGCACGGCACCGAAGGCGAGGATCGCCGCCTCGCCGGGGTTGAGGATCGGGGTGCCGGTGTCGACGCCGAAGACGCCGACGTTGGTGATCGTCGCCGTGCCACCGGACAGGTCGGCGGGCTGGGTGCGCCCGTCGCGCGCCGTGGCGACGAGGTCGCCGAGGGCACCGGCCAGGTCGTGCAGCGAGAGCTGGTCGGCGGCCTTGATGTTGGGCACGAGCAGCCCGCGCGGGGTGGCCGCGGCGATGCCGAGGTTGACCTGCGGGTGCAGCACGATCTCCTGCGCGCCCTGGTCCCAGCTCGCGTTGGCCTCGCGGTGCCGTCGCAGGGCGAGGCAGAAGGCCTTGGCGACGAGCAGCAGCGGCGTGACCTTGACGTCGGCGAAGGCCCGGTCCCGCTTGAGCCGGTCGACCAGCTCCATCATCGCGGTGACGTCGGCGGTGACGAACTCGGTGACGTGCGGTGCGGTGAAGGCCGAGGCGACCATCGCCTCCGCCGTCGCCTTGCGCACGCCCTTGATCGGCACGCGCACCTCTTCGCGCTGGTCGAGGTGCGAGGAACGAGCCTCGAGACCACTCCCCGAGGCCGCGCCCTCGACGTCCGCCCGGGTGACGATCCCCCCTTCGCCCGTGGGGGCCACGGACTGCAGGTCGACGCCGAGGTCCTTGGCCAGCTTGCGCACCGGCGGCTTGGCCAGGGCGCGGGTCTGCGCGCCCGTGAGCGGCTGGGCCGGGGCCGACCCTTCGAGACGGCGCTGGCGCGCCTCCTCAGGGACCGGGGGTGCCGCGGGGGCGGCCGGAGCGGGCGCGGGGGCGGGGGCCGCCGGAGCGGGGGCCACGTCGGCACCGCCCTTGCGGGCACGCCGACGGGTGCTGCCCGCCTTGGCGCCGTAGCCGACGAGGTTGGGCCCGGAGGCCTCCTCGGCCTCGCCGCCGGCCGGGGCGGCCGGCTCCGGGTCGGAGCCGGCGACCTCGACGGTGATGATCGGGGCGCCGACGTCGACGGTGTCGCCTTCGGCGACGAGCAGCTCGACGACGGTGCCGGCGAAGGGGATGGGCAGCTCGACGAGCGACTTCGCGGTCTCGACCTCGATGACGATGTCGTTGACGGCGACGGTGTCGCCGACCTTGACCTTCCAGGTCGTCACCTCGGCCTCGGTGAGGCCCTCGCCGGGGTCGGGCAGGTTGAACTTCTTGACGGCCACAGTGACTCCTGTCAGTGCGCGAGCGAGCGGTCGACGGCGTCGAGGACCCGGTCGAGGGTCGGGAGGAACTCCTCCTCGAAGCGGCTGGGCGGGTAGGGGATGTTGTAGCCGCCGACCCGCAGCACGGGCGCCTCGAGGTGGTAGAAGCACTCCTCCTGGACCCGGGCGGCGATCTCCGCGCCGAGCCCGGCGAAGGTCTGCGCCTCGTGGACGATGACGGCGCGACCGGTCTTCTTCACCGAGTCGGTGATCGTCGGCAGGTCGAGCGGGCTGAGCGAGCGCAGGTCGACGACCTCGAGGTCGCGGCCCTCCTCGCGCGCGGCCTCGGCCGCCTGCAGGCAGGTCTTGACCATCGGGCCGTAGCACAGGAGGGTCGCGTCACGACCCTCCCGGACCACGCGGGCGTCGTAGAGACCGAGGTCAGGGGCGCCCCCTTCGTCGATCTCGGTCTCGCCGCGCTCGTGGTAGCGACGCTTGGGCTCGAAGAAGATCACCGGGTCGTCGGTCTCGATCGCCTGCTGGATCATCCAGTAGGCGTCGGCCGCATTGCTGCACGAGACGACCCGCAGGCCGGCGGTGTGCGCGAAGTAGGCCTCGTTGGACTCGCTGTGGTGCTCGACGGCACCGATGCCACCACCGCAGGGGATGCGGATGACCATCGGCACCTTGAGGTGACCGAGGGATCGGGCGTGCATCTTGGCGACCTGGCTGACGATCTGGTCGAAGGCCGGGTAGACGAAGCCGTCGAACTGGATCTCGACGACGGGCCGGTAGCCGCGCAGGGCCAGGCCGACGGCGGTGCCGACGATGCCCGACTCCGCGAGCGGGGTGTCGAGGACACGGTGCTCGCCGAAGTCCTTCTGCAGGCCCTCGGTGATGCGGAAGACGCCGCCGAGCTTGCCGACGTCCTCACCCATGAGGACGACCTTGGGGTCCTTGTCCATGGCCTTGCGCAGGCCGGCGTTGAGGCCCTTGGCGAGGGAGAGGCGCTGGCCGCTCATCGGGGGTCTCCTTCCTCGGCGAAGCCGGCGTGGTAGGCGAGGAACTCCTCGCGCTCGGCGTCGACGACGGGGTGGGGCTCGGTGTACTGGTGGTCGAACATCGTCGGCAGCTCCGGGTCGGGCATCTCCTGGCAGGCCTTGCGGATGCGCTCGGCGACCTCACCGGCCTCGACGTCGACGGCGTCGAAGAAGGCCTGGTCAGCGTGACCGCGCTCGGTCATGAAGCCGCGCATGCGCTTGATCGGGTCCTTGTGCTTCCAGATCTCGACCTCGGCGTCGCTGCGGTACTTCGTCGGGTCGTCGGAGGTCGTGTGCGCGCCCATCCGGTAGGTGTAGGCCTCGATGAGCGTCGGGCCCTGGCCGCTGCGCGCCTTGTCGAGCGCGTCCTTGGCGACGGCATAGGTCGCAAGCGGGTCGTTGCCGTCGACGAGCACGCCGGGGAAGCCGAAGCCTCGGGCACGCTGGTAGGGCGGGATGATGAACTGCTTGTCGTTGGGCTCGGAGATCGCCCACTGGTTGTTCTGGACGAAGAAGACGACCGGGGCATTGGTCACCGCGGCGAAGACGAGGGCCTCGTTGAAGTCGCCCTGGCTGGTGCCGCCGTCGCCGGTGAAGGCCATGACCGCGCTGTCGCGCTCGGGGTCGCCGGTGCCCATCGCACCGTCGGCCGTGATGCCCATGGCGTAGCCGACCGCGTGGAGCATCTGGTTGCCGATGACGATCGTGTAGAGGTGGAAGTTGTTCTCGTTGGAGTCCCACCCGCCGTGGTTGACCCCGCGGAACATCCCGAAGAGGCTCACCGGGTCGACGCCCCGGCACCACGCGACACCGTGCTCGCGGTAGCCCGGGAAGGCGTAGTCGTGGGGGCGCAGCGCGCGGCCGGCGCCGACCTGCGCGGCCTCCTGGCCGAAGAGGCTCGGCCACAGGCCGAGCTCGCCCTGGCGCTGGAGGGCGAAGCCCTCGGCGTCGATGCGGCGGACGAGGACGAGGTCGCGGTAGATCGTGCGCGCGTCCTCGCTCGTCATGTCCTCGACGATCTGGGCGTAGGGCGCGTTGGTCGCATTGGTCTCGAGGCGGGTGCCCTCGGCGTCGACGAACTGCACCATCTCGGGGTTGTCGTCGGAGAAGTGCCCGCTGATCTGCGATGGCGGCTTCGGCCCCATCTCCGGCGAGGGCTCGAAGGCCCCTGCCACGTGTCCTCGGGTGCCGGCCTGGCCGGCGACGTCGTTGTCGCTCACGATGTGCTCCCTTCGGCCCGGCCCGGGGGTCACCCGGCCGCGGCCCCGAGGGCGTCGGCTGCGACGCCCCGAACGGCTGCGGTGGGCTTGTGACCCGAACCACAGTTCACTGGCTGGGGCCAACCTAGCGTCTCAGCAGGTGGACGCCCAAACCGGCTCCGACCCACTGCGCCGCCCTCGTCACCGCCCCCCGGAACCAGCCCATCCCAACTCCGCAAAACCCTAGGGTCTTGCAGGGTTGAGCCACTCCAACTCCGCAGGACCCTAGGGTTTTGCAGGGTTGATGCCTGGCCTGTGGATAACGGCGGCGCCGGGTGCCGCCGCTCGGCCACGGTGGGGGCATGCCCGGACCTCCTGCTCGCCACCGAGACATCTCCGCCCTGCGTGACCTGCCGCTCTTCACCAGCAGAGAAGCTCGCGAAGCGCGCCTGTCCGGGCACGACCTGGCGATCTTGGCCCGGCGCCAGCTCGTCTTGCGGGTCGCCCGCGGGTGGTACTCCTGCCTCGTCGACGCCTCGGAGGAAGAGCTCCACGTCCTCAGGACGGTCGCCAACCTGCGCCTCCTCGGCGGCACCGCGGTGGCGTCCGGCATGTCCGCCGCCCTGGTCCACGGGCTGCCGCTCGCCAGGTGTGACCTGTCCACCGTCGAGATCGCCACCGAGGGGGTCGGCCACGGCCGAACCCGGCAGGGTGTGCGCGTCAGCGAGCACGCGACGAAGGGGGCGCAGCGGCTGGCCGTCCACGTGCCGCTCGTGGGCACGAGCGTCCCCGTCGTCGACCTCGCGAGCGCGATCGTCGGGACGGCGCTGTCCGGGGCCACGTCCGCGGCCCTCGTCGCCGCCGACCACGCGGTCCGCCACGAGGTGTGCACCTCCGAGCAGATCCAACAGGCACTGGCGGCTCGACACGGCTTCCGTGGGATTGCCCGGGCCCGCACCGCCCTCGAAATCGTCGATGGCAAGCACGAGTCACCCGGCGAGACCTTGACCGCGATGATCCTGCGCGAAGGGCCGTGGGACTTCGAGCCCCAACTGCGGGTGAGCGCGCGCGGCCGCAACTTTCGGCTCGACTTCGCGCTGCGTGAGCACAAGGTCGCCATCGAGTTCGACGGCGAGGGCAAGTACACCGGTCCCGAGGTGATGGAGGACCAGCTGGCTCGGCAGGCAGCACTCGAGGCCGAAGGGTGGGTCTTCGTGCGACTGGGCTGGGCCGACCTGGACGATCCTTCGACGCTCCTGCGACGGATCGCCGACGCTGTCGCCATCGCCGACGCGCGCTGATCTCCCCTTCGCCGCCGGTCCACCGCCGACCACGACCCGGCATGACAGAACCCTGCAAGACCCTAGGGTTTTGCAGGGTTCTGGGGCCGTCAACTGCGCAGGACCCTAGGGTCTTGCGAAGTTGCGGGCCAGGGGTAGGTGGCAGGTCAGGCCGGGCCGAAGGCCCGGGCCACCGCGATCAGGCGGTCGTTGGCCTCGGGCTCGCCGATGGTCACCCGCACGCCGTCGGTGCCGTAGGGGCGCACGGACAGGCCGGCCTCCGTGCAGGCGGCGACGAAGTCGGCCGTGCGCTCGCCGAGCGGGAACCACACGAAGTTGGCCTGACTCGGGGTCATCTGCCAGCCGGCCTCGGCGAGGGCGGCGAGGACCCGCTCGCGCTCGGCGACGATCTCCTTGACCCGCACGTCGAGCTCGTCCTTCGCCTCGAGCGAGGCGACCGCCGCGGCCTGGGCGAGCAGGTTGACGCCGAAGGGGGTCGCGGTCTTGCGCAGCGCCTCGGCCACCGGCTCCGGCGCGACGGCGTAGCCGACGCGCAGCCCGGCGAGGCCGTAGGCCTTGGAAAAGGTGCGCAGGAGCATGACGTTGCCGTGCTCGCGACGCAGGGAGAGCCCGTCGACCTCCCCTTCGCCCTCCACGAACTCGAGATAGGCCTCGTCGACGACGACGAGGACGTCACGCGGCACCTTGGCGATGAAGGCTTCGAGCTCCGCGTGGGTCACCGACGGACCGGTCGGGTTGTTGGGGGTGCACACGAGCACGACGCGGGTGCGGTCGGTGATCGCGGCGGCCATCGCGTCGAGGTCGTGGCGCTGGTCGGCGGTCAGCGGCACCTGGACCGACACGGCGCCGGCGATGGCGACGACGATCGGGTAGGCCTCGAAGGAGCGCCACGCGTAGACGACCTCGTCACCCGGGTCGCACGTCGACTGGATGATCTGCGCGAGCACGCCCACCGACCCGGTACCGGTCGCGATCTGCTCGCGCGGCACGTCGAGGTGCGCGGCGAGGGCGTCGGTGAGGGCCGTGACCCCCATGTCGGGGTAGCGGTTGACCCCGGCGGCGGCCTGCGTGATGACGTCGACGACCGAAGGGAGGGGAGGGTACGGATTCTCGTTGGAAGAGACCTTGTAGACCGTCACTCCGTCACGCGGGGCGGGCGGCTTGCCGGCCACGTAGGCGGGGACCTGGTCGAGGGCGGAGCGCAGCCGGGGTGACGTCATGCCCGGCACCCTAGTGGCCCGCCTCTCCACGGGACGCCACAGCCCTGCAGGACCCTAGGGTCTTGCAGGGTTGGAAGGCCGGAACTCTGCAGGACCCTAGGGTCTTGCAGAGTGTCGGGGCGCAGAGCTGGGCTGCAGAGGCTCTGGGTCAGCGGTCGAGGTCCTCCTTCTCCGGCAGCACCCAGTTGAGGATCATCGAGACGATGGTGATGACGAGGGCGCCGATGACCGCGTCCCACCAGAACTTCGTGATCTCGAAGTCGAGGCCCAGCGGCGAGGCGATCCACTCGGTCAGCTGCAGGAGGAAGGCGTTGACGACGAAGGTGAACAGGCCCAGCGTCAGGACGATCGCGGGGAAGGCGAGCACCTTGGCGATCGGCTTCACGATCGCGTTGACGACACCGAAGATCAGGGCGACGAGGACGATCGTGGCGAACTTCGAGGCGAAGGTCGCGCTGCCGTCGGCGAGGTGGATGCCGTCGATGAGCCACGCGCAGACCCACAGCGCCACGGCGTTGACACCGGTCCGGATCAGGAAGTTGGTCATGGCCCCAGCATGGCAGCCCGACGTGATCGTGGGCACGTGACGGTCCGCGCCGGGCCACCCGAGGTCACCCGTGGTCCATACTTGACCGGCCGGTAGCGACGGAGTATCGGCGATGGAGGACAGCACGGATGAGCGACGGACGCCCGGGACGACGACACGACCTGTGGGACGACGACGAGCAGGAGACCTCGCGCGCGACCTCCGCGAGCGAGCGGACCGGCTCCGCGGCGAGGTCGAAGGGGGCGGCCGCGGCTGCCGCAGGCCCCGCACCTTCGCGCCGGTCGCGACGTGAGCAGGAGTCGAGCAAGCGTCGCTGGCTGGTTCCGGTCGCGATCCTGCTCGTCCTCGCCCTCTGCGGCGGCGGCGCCTGGGCGGCCCTCGGTGGCGGCGGTGACGACACCGCCTGCGAG
Encoded proteins:
- the pdhA gene encoding pyruvate dehydrogenase (acetyl-transferring) E1 component subunit alpha, coding for MSDNDVAGQAGTRGHVAGAFEPSPEMGPKPPSQISGHFSDDNPEMVQFVDAEGTRLETNATNAPYAQIVEDMTSEDARTIYRDLVLVRRIDAEGFALQRQGELGLWPSLFGQEAAQVGAGRALRPHDYAFPGYREHGVAWCRGVDPVSLFGMFRGVNHGGWDSNENNFHLYTIVIGNQMLHAVGYAMGITADGAMGTGDPERDSAVMAFTGDGGTSQGDFNEALVFAAVTNAPVVFFVQNNQWAISEPNDKQFIIPPYQRARGFGFPGVLVDGNDPLATYAVAKDALDKARSGQGPTLIEAYTYRMGAHTTSDDPTKYRSDAEVEIWKHKDPIKRMRGFMTERGHADQAFFDAVDVEAGEVAERIRKACQEMPDPELPTMFDHQYTEPHPVVDAEREEFLAYHAGFAEEGDPR
- a CDS encoding phage holin family protein, with amino-acid sequence MTNFLIRTGVNAVALWVCAWLIDGIHLADGSATFASKFATIVLVALIFGVVNAIVKPIAKVLAFPAIVLTLGLFTFVVNAFLLQLTEWIASPLGLDFEITKFWWDAVIGALVITIVSMILNWVLPEKEDLDR
- the hisC gene encoding histidinol-phosphate transaminase, which encodes MTSPRLRSALDQVPAYVAGKPPAPRDGVTVYKVSSNENPYPPLPSVVDVITQAAAGVNRYPDMGVTALTDALAAHLDVPREQIATGTGSVGVLAQIIQSTCDPGDEVVYAWRSFEAYPIVVAIAGAVSVQVPLTADQRHDLDAMAAAITDRTRVVLVCTPNNPTGPSVTHAELEAFIAKVPRDVLVVVDEAYLEFVEGEGEVDGLSLRREHGNVMLLRTFSKAYGLAGLRVGYAVAPEPVAEALRKTATPFGVNLLAQAAAVASLEAKDELDVRVKEIVAERERVLAALAEAGWQMTPSQANFVWFPLGERTADFVAACTEAGLSVRPYGTDGVRVTIGEPEANDRLIAVARAFGPA
- a CDS encoding FG-GAP-like repeat-containing protein — encoded protein: MSHRRAVLTALVLTTSGALVGTSAGAAPAAPTSTGIDVICDGIGADTVTVTGELASGGTAEITRGPLTVVGRPGFTGEDASGHQVEVAPTGQGAVCTADETTTADDISQVLPAVQAVKAPTNGEVSGRLTFTVEVDTTTTAAAKSAAAQSDAQSTAAALPFESELRTYLASRPGAVGVAVRLPGKNTSWTYTKVSSRNVTASIVKVQIMSAVMMKAQAEGRALSSWEKSKISPMIRNSDNDATTALFNHIGGRAAIDSSADRLGMSGTVADPYNHWGLTSTTAADQARLMEHYARTSSVLSATNRMYGLSLMRQINSSQDWGVTAGPPAGTVALKNGWLPRTDGWHVNSIGWVKSYAPDYTIAVLTHDNPGAMSTQVSTIEGVSRIVWKNRSKLVDSTTPTPTPKRAMRGDWDGDGKADLWGLSASGRVYVMKSSGTNVGAKKVVKSGLSDATWIGSAGDVNRDGRADVLVRRGDGRLQLMRTTSSGALGTLSTIGTGWGSYTDIAAGGDVDGNGRLDILVRKVGGYVDLYDVTDKGNLRRVRAMGRPAVYYSNIMLVNDVNGDGKDDMRGVSSGGRMRTWTSTGTSWKQTSATSTGWNTYRFVASPGDVNASSTKQDDIVAVTSSGAGRLMYGATGGGMGNGYRTLAEYLGGLPMVF
- a CDS encoding dihydrolipoamide acetyltransferase family protein, producing MAVKKFNLPDPGEGLTEAEVTTWKVKVGDTVAVNDIVIEVETAKSLVELPIPFAGTVVELLVAEGDTVDVGAPIITVEVAGSDPEPAAPAGGEAEEASGPNLVGYGAKAGSTRRRARKGGADVAPAPAAPAPAPAPAAPAAPPVPEEARQRRLEGSAPAQPLTGAQTRALAKPPVRKLAKDLGVDLQSVAPTGEGGIVTRADVEGAASGSGLEARSSHLDQREEVRVPIKGVRKATAEAMVASAFTAPHVTEFVTADVTAMMELVDRLKRDRAFADVKVTPLLLVAKAFCLALRRHREANASWDQGAQEIVLHPQVNLGIAAATPRGLLVPNIKAADQLSLHDLAGALGDLVATARDGRTQPADLSGGTATITNVGVFGVDTGTPILNPGEAAILAFGAVRRMPWVVTAADGSESIEPRWVTQLALSFDHRLIDGELGSKLLADVAALLHDPGTAFLWA
- a CDS encoding cytochrome c oxidase assembly protein, which codes for MSARPGATRTTSLPLGVLGVVSVVVVVAATAFGGGAAPLELGDPGAFVRWALPVLRVVHDAAAAVTVGALVLAAFLVPETTRTSRRDSLARLAGGAAIVWFLAGIGRMLCDFASLAGLPLSAPTYLSQLLAFVWELDSTRTAVISSAIVGVVAVGAPLARSKGALAWLSAGSVLALLPLALAGHSAASLDHMSGVNALAFHLVSATVWVGGLVALLVIRPALGQHLAVTTRRYSSIAGWCYALLVGSGVLATWVNIGGLSGLASRYGVLLLLKALAVVLLGIAGWWHRHRVIAALEAGAGSSASTSGAPTGGGAFVRLAVGEVIVMATAMGLGVAVGRTPTPESAQLAPGNSIVYDLSGYPDPGAPTSTSWIASWQTDWLWLAVAVIAVVVYVRWALRLRARGDHWSVLRTISWVLGWAVFVYFTSGGPAVYGKILFSWHMVEHMGVAMIAPLLLVPGAPITLALRALPARRDKTLGPREVILATVHSSCLRVLANPAVAASLFFFSLAIFYYSPLFELAMVTHTGHVLMMLHFLLTGYMFTWVLIGIDPGPKRWSPLALLVVLFATISFHAFFGVILTQSTELLAPGFFGRLDLPWMTDPVADQRTGGAIAWGVGEAPTLVLAVAVAWQWMRSDDRESRRRDRAADRDGDAELEAYNRHLAQLGRED
- a CDS encoding endonuclease domain-containing protein; its protein translation is MPGPPARHRDISALRDLPLFTSREAREARLSGHDLAILARRQLVLRVARGWYSCLVDASEEELHVLRTVANLRLLGGTAVASGMSAALVHGLPLARCDLSTVEIATEGVGHGRTRQGVRVSEHATKGAQRLAVHVPLVGTSVPVVDLASAIVGTALSGATSAALVAADHAVRHEVCTSEQIQQALAARHGFRGIARARTALEIVDGKHESPGETLTAMILREGPWDFEPQLRVSARGRNFRLDFALREHKVAIEFDGEGKYTGPEVMEDQLARQAALEAEGWVFVRLGWADLDDPSTLLRRIADAVAIADAR
- a CDS encoding MarR family winged helix-turn-helix transcriptional regulator, which produces MTTSSTELSTSVIRMMRMLHATRARAPRVHPAVEPSHHSVLVAVRESPSRVGDIAERNLSDASTVSRQVSHLTALGLLHKVPDPEDGRAQLVALTDEGVALLDDLVKHREAWFAELLADWSEQDIAAFIGYVDRFCDAVADDPRHRG
- a CDS encoding alpha-ketoacid dehydrogenase subunit beta, with protein sequence MSGQRLSLAKGLNAGLRKAMDKDPKVVLMGEDVGKLGGVFRITEGLQKDFGEHRVLDTPLAESGIVGTAVGLALRGYRPVVEIQFDGFVYPAFDQIVSQVAKMHARSLGHLKVPMVIRIPCGGGIGAVEHHSESNEAYFAHTAGLRVVSCSNAADAYWMIQQAIETDDPVIFFEPKRRYHERGETEIDEGGAPDLGLYDARVVREGRDATLLCYGPMVKTCLQAAEAAREEGRDLEVVDLRSLSPLDLPTITDSVKKTGRAVIVHEAQTFAGLGAEIAARVQEECFYHLEAPVLRVGGYNIPYPPSRFEEEFLPTLDRVLDAVDRSLAH